In Tachyglossus aculeatus isolate mTacAcu1 chromosome 10, mTacAcu1.pri, whole genome shotgun sequence, the following proteins share a genomic window:
- the WNT1 gene encoding proto-oncogene Wnt-1 encodes MRPAALLRGRAAAPLALLALLALLAPSALPRALAANSSGKWWGIVNAASSSSNLLTDSQSLQLVLEPSLQLLSRKQRRLIRQNPGVLHSVSDGLQGAVRECKWQFRNRRWNCPTATGPHVFGKIVNRGCRETAFIFAITSAGVTHSVARSCSEGSIESCTCDYGRRGPGGPDWHWGGCSDNIDFGRLFGREFVDSGEKGRDLRFLMNLHNNEAGRATVLSEMRQECKCHGMSGSCTVRTCWMRLPTLRAVGDVLKDRFDGASRVVYGNTGSNRASRAELRHLEPENPAHKPPSPRDLVYFEKSPNFCTYSGKTGSAGTTGRTCNSSSPALDGCELLCCGRGHRTRTQRVTERCNCTFHWCCHVSCLNCTHTHVLHECL; translated from the exons ATGCGCCCGGCCGCGCTGCTCCGGGGCCGGGCCGCCGCGCCGCTGGCGCTGCTGGCGCTGCTGGCGCTGCTGGCCCCCTCGGCTCTGCCCCGGGCACTGGCCGCCAACAGCAGCGGGAAGTGGTG GGGCATCGTGAACGCGGCGTCGTCCTCGTCCAACCTGCTGACGGACTCGCAGAGCCTGCAGCTGGTCCTGGAGCCGAGCCTGCAGCTGCTGAGCCGCAAGCAGCGGCGCCTCATCCGCCAGAACCCGGGCGTCCTGCACAGCGTCAGCGACGGGCTGCAGGGCGCCGTGCGCGAGTGCAAGTGGCAGTTCCGGAACCGTCGCTGGAACTGCCCCACGGCCACCGGACCCCACGTCTTCGGAAAGATCGTCAACCGAG GCTGCAGGGAGACGGCCTTCATCTTCGCCATCACTTCGGCGGGGGTGACGCACTCGGTGGCCCGCTCCTGCTCCGAGGGCTCCATCGAATCGTGCACGTGCGACTACGGGCGGCGAGGCCCGGGTGGCCCCGACTGGCACTGGGGAGGCTGCAGCGACAACATAGACTTCGGGCGCCTCTTCGGCCGCGAGTTCGTGGACTCCGGGGAGAAGGGTCGCGACCTGCGCTTCCTCATGAACCTGCACAACAACGAGGCGGGCCGCGCG acgGTGCTGTCGGAGATGCGGCAGGAGTGCAAGTGCCACGGCATGTCGGGGTCGTGCACCGTGCGCACGTGCTGGATGCGGCTGCCCACGCTGCGGGCCGTGGGCGACGTGCTGAAGGACCGCTTCGACGGCGCGTCCCGCGTGGTCTACGGGAACACGGGCAGCAACCGGGCCTCGCGGGCCGAGCTGCGTCACCTGGAGCCCGAGAACCCGGCCCACAAGCCGCCCTCGCCCCGCGACCTCGTCTACTTCGAGAAGTCGCCCAACTTCTGCACCTACAGCGGCAAGACGGGCAGCGCGGGCACCACCGGCCGCACGTGCAACAGCTCCTCGCCCGCCCTCGACGGCTGCGAACTGCTGTGCTGCGGCCGCGGGCACCGTACCCGCACGCAGCGCGTCACCGAGCGCTGCAACTGTACCTTCCACTGGTGCTGCCACGTCAGCTGCCTCAACTGCACCCACACCCACGTGTTGCACGAGTGCTTGTGA